A portion of the Chondrinema litorale genome contains these proteins:
- a CDS encoding DUF2493 domain-containing protein translates to MKVIIAGTRYFNDYKLLHKYCNHILQNQQSVEIVSGCATGADRLGEKYALEKSYSLKKFPADWNNLDKAAGPIRNKEMAEYADALIAFWDGKSKGTLNMIETAKNLKLKVRVCRYE, encoded by the coding sequence ATGAAAGTAATAATAGCTGGAACAAGATACTTTAACGACTATAAATTATTACATAAGTACTGTAACCATATCTTACAAAATCAACAAAGTGTAGAGATTGTAAGTGGCTGTGCTACTGGTGCTGATCGATTAGGTGAAAAATATGCGCTTGAAAAGTCTTATTCGCTAAAAAAATTCCCTGCCGATTGGAATAATCTTGACAAAGCGGCTGGCCCAATAAGAAACAAAGAAATGGCAGAATATGCCGATGCCCTCATCGCCTTCTGGGATGGCAAAAGCAAAGGAACCCTTAACATGATAGAAACGGCCAAAAACCTAAAATTAAAAGTGAGGGTTTGTAGGTATGAATAA
- the menD gene encoding 2-succinyl-5-enolpyruvyl-6-hydroxy-3-cyclohexene-1-carboxylic-acid synthase: MEESSSIQLQSLINIAEICAQHNVMHAVLSPGSRCAPLLIAFSAHPKIKCISISDERSAAYIGMGIAQSTNKTVALICTSGTASVNYMPAVVEAMYQEIPLLVLTADRPDEWIDQQDGQAIRQPNIYGSFVKKSFHLPVSYEHKDAVWHAERMMNEAILLSQEGQKGPVHVNIPIREPFYPTSQSEVTFGKPKIIRASEVQMQLSDATLNELVEELKNFDNVGILIGQDLPNIELYSMLGALQIPVFTDIISNAHQLKNGIQYHDAFLGNKEIKTKMPVPDLLISFGKSILSKQLKLFLRNNPDLIHWHIQPYGQVADVFQSLQRIIRTTPTDFFNKMLPYLTEKENKVFFESWKLMSQQTDDFNQVFFKRGSFGEFEVVMRVLDVIPENSVLHLANSMSVRYANHIGIKKNITVYSNRGTSGIDGCLSTAVGHSLSDTRLHFIITGDLTFFYDGNAFWNKYKKSNVRVLLLNNNGGAIFRMIPGPDRTNALDEFFVTEQTRNASKLANLHSLDYKQSETREQFLKHLVDFVNPQNNEAMILEIKDSQQNVYEKMQAYKNELGKMLPNASGNGL; this comes from the coding sequence ATGGAAGAAAGCAGTTCAATTCAACTTCAATCATTAATAAATATAGCTGAGATTTGTGCCCAACATAATGTGATGCATGCTGTGTTATCTCCGGGTTCCAGATGTGCTCCTTTGCTCATCGCTTTTTCAGCTCATCCTAAGATAAAATGTATTTCAATTTCAGATGAAAGGTCGGCAGCTTACATTGGTATGGGCATCGCTCAATCAACTAATAAAACAGTTGCATTAATTTGTACATCAGGTACAGCTTCTGTTAACTATATGCCAGCTGTTGTGGAGGCTATGTATCAAGAAATACCATTGCTTGTGCTCACTGCAGACCGCCCAGATGAATGGATAGACCAACAAGATGGACAGGCAATAAGGCAACCGAATATTTATGGTTCCTTTGTGAAAAAGAGTTTTCATTTACCCGTAAGTTACGAACACAAAGATGCTGTTTGGCATGCAGAAAGAATGATGAACGAAGCGATTTTGCTTTCGCAAGAAGGGCAGAAAGGGCCTGTTCATGTAAACATTCCAATAAGAGAGCCTTTCTATCCGACATCTCAAAGCGAGGTTACTTTTGGGAAACCTAAAATCATTAGAGCATCTGAGGTACAAATGCAGTTAAGTGATGCTACTCTAAATGAACTGGTAGAAGAGCTTAAAAACTTTGATAATGTAGGCATTCTAATTGGGCAAGATTTACCAAATATTGAGTTGTATTCAATGTTAGGAGCACTGCAAATTCCAGTCTTTACAGATATTATTTCAAATGCACATCAATTAAAAAATGGCATTCAATATCACGATGCATTTTTAGGTAATAAAGAAATTAAGACTAAAATGCCAGTTCCTGATTTGCTCATCTCTTTTGGTAAATCTATTTTATCTAAGCAACTTAAACTGTTTCTAAGGAATAATCCAGATTTGATTCATTGGCATATTCAGCCATATGGTCAGGTAGCAGATGTATTTCAATCATTACAAAGAATTATCAGAACAACACCAACCGACTTTTTCAACAAAATGCTGCCTTATTTAACAGAGAAGGAGAATAAGGTATTTTTTGAGTCTTGGAAATTGATGAGCCAACAAACTGATGATTTTAACCAAGTCTTTTTTAAGCGTGGAAGTTTTGGTGAGTTTGAGGTGGTAATGCGAGTATTAGATGTTATTCCAGAAAATTCTGTGCTTCACTTAGCTAATAGTATGTCGGTAAGATATGCGAATCATATCGGTATAAAGAAAAATATCACTGTGTATTCTAATAGAGGAACAAGTGGAATTGATGGTTGTTTGAGTACAGCTGTTGGGCATTCTTTATCAGATACCAGATTGCATTTTATTATTACTGGAGACCTTACTTTTTTTTACGATGGCAATGCTTTTTGGAATAAGTATAAAAAGTCAAATGTAAGAGTCTTACTTTTAAATAATAATGGTGGTGCTATTTTTAGAATGATTCCCGGTCCTGATAGAACAAATGCCTTAGATGAGTTTTTCGTAACAGAGCAAACACGAAATGCCTCAAAATTGGCAAATTTGCACAGTTTAGACTACAAACAATCCGAAACGCGAGAACAGTTTCTTAAACATTTGGTTGATTTTGTGAATCCTCAAAATAATGAGGCTATGATACTAGAAATTAAAGATTCTCAGCAAAATGTGTATGAGAAAATGCAAGCTTATAAAAATGAATTGGGTAAAATGTTGCCGAATGCTTCGGGCAATGGCTTGTAG
- a CDS encoding ADP-ribosylglycohydrolase family protein: MILEGAIGDAYGAGFEFAERAVIEKFNHLERYIQHPKHTDIYKKYTDDTQMSIALVELMIEGSEWTPLNIANKFVECFKRDPRKGYATRFYNFLLEIDNGQNLLNKIVNKSERNGAAMRAYPVGLYKNLNDVITKAEAQAVITHATDKAIISAQAIAVISHYFIYQLGEVSELHNFLNDTLSFEWKGKWTSKVDIDAYQTVEAVLQILLNGKNLSQMLIDSVNLGGDVDTVASLVLAIASTSDYYQNDLPNFLYEDLENETYGRDYIQKLDKDLEIFLTKQQAI, from the coding sequence ATGATACTAGAAGGTGCTATCGGTGATGCTTATGGAGCCGGATTTGAGTTTGCAGAAAGGGCTGTAATTGAAAAATTCAATCATTTAGAAAGATATATACAACACCCTAAGCATACAGATATTTACAAAAAGTATACTGATGACACCCAGATGTCAATCGCTTTAGTTGAGCTAATGATTGAAGGTAGCGAATGGACTCCACTTAACATTGCTAATAAATTTGTTGAATGCTTTAAGCGTGACCCACGAAAAGGTTATGCCACCAGATTTTATAATTTCCTTTTAGAGATCGACAATGGACAAAACTTGCTAAATAAAATCGTAAACAAAAGCGAAAGAAACGGAGCAGCCATGCGCGCTTATCCAGTTGGTTTGTATAAAAATTTAAATGATGTAATTACAAAAGCCGAAGCACAAGCAGTTATAACCCATGCAACAGACAAAGCTATTATTTCGGCACAGGCAATAGCTGTTATCTCTCACTATTTTATTTATCAACTTGGCGAAGTTTCTGAGTTGCATAACTTTTTAAATGATACACTTTCTTTCGAATGGAAAGGTAAATGGACTAGCAAAGTTGATATAGATGCTTACCAAACTGTTGAGGCAGTTTTACAAATCTTACTCAATGGAAAAAACCTCTCGCAAATGCTAATTGATAGTGTAAATCTCGGTGGCGATGTAGACACTGTTGCCTCATTGGTTCTAGCGATTGCATCCACTTCTGATTATTACCAAAATGATTTGCCCAATTTCCTTTATGAAGATTTAGAAAATGAAACCTATGGCAGAGATTACATACAAAAATTAGATAAAGACTTAGAGATATTTTTAACCAAACAACAAGCTATTTAA
- a CDS encoding histone H1 produces MEKYTKLKELVTSLEEDIAKFYDKGNQAAGTRVRKGMQDLKSLAQDIRVDIQSKKNE; encoded by the coding sequence ATGGAAAAATACACAAAGCTTAAAGAACTAGTAACATCACTTGAAGAAGACATTGCTAAGTTCTATGATAAAGGTAACCAAGCCGCTGGTACCCGTGTAAGAAAAGGAATGCAAGATCTAAAATCTTTAGCTCAGGATATCAGAGTTGATATTCAATCTAAGAAAAATGAATAG
- the lepB gene encoding signal peptidase I, with translation MNTKKGWKALVLSFFVPGLGQVYARQFKKGILLYILFFLIVFGSRFISYTFSIYIVAVFIAISYLLYNLVGGYKSVRKWKDYEPKKYDKWYFYVLIVFIHMSFFNFLPRIINELTPINLAMIPTPSMDPTLQVGDFLAFKKEKNIKRGEVLVFKYPKDFKTIYIKRCVGLSGDSLQIINSHVFVNGDTLQNMPEFKFRFLVSTNGESIDPSFFEEQSINDYFELRGGKYYVQMTLNQAEKLRHIGLIEDIKIDLMQKGEGDRMIFPEIYKDTWNADYYGSIYIPKSGDIIKLTRENIGLYSKVIEYENESVIIEDSVVLIDGKQVSEYKVKDNYYFVLGDSRHNSEDSRYWGFLPEKLIVGKVMYIYWSKKFDRIGKEII, from the coding sequence ATGAATACAAAAAAAGGCTGGAAAGCATTGGTGTTAAGTTTCTTTGTTCCTGGTCTTGGGCAGGTTTATGCCAGACAATTTAAGAAAGGAATATTACTTTATATTTTGTTTTTTTTAATTGTCTTTGGATCAAGATTTATTTCATATACATTCAGCATTTACATAGTTGCAGTTTTCATAGCTATAAGTTATTTGCTATATAATTTAGTTGGTGGTTATAAATCAGTAAGGAAGTGGAAAGACTACGAACCTAAGAAATATGATAAGTGGTATTTCTATGTGCTAATAGTTTTTATTCATATGTCATTTTTTAATTTTCTCCCTCGAATAATAAATGAATTAACTCCTATCAACCTTGCAATGATTCCTACCCCTTCAATGGATCCAACATTGCAAGTGGGTGATTTTTTAGCTTTTAAGAAAGAGAAAAACATAAAGCGGGGAGAGGTTTTAGTATTTAAATATCCAAAAGACTTCAAGACAATTTATATAAAAAGATGTGTTGGATTATCGGGAGACAGTCTACAAATAATAAACAGCCATGTATTTGTAAATGGAGACACATTGCAAAATATGCCTGAATTTAAGTTCAGATTCCTTGTTTCAACAAATGGTGAGTCCATTGATCCAAGCTTTTTTGAAGAACAATCAATAAATGATTATTTCGAGTTAAGAGGAGGTAAATATTATGTTCAAATGACACTTAATCAAGCAGAAAAATTAAGACATATAGGATTAATTGAAGATATTAAGATAGATCTTATGCAAAAAGGTGAAGGGGATCGAATGATATTTCCTGAAATCTACAAAGACACATGGAATGCAGATTACTATGGTAGTATATATATACCCAAAAGCGGAGATATAATTAAGCTTACAAGAGAGAACATAGGCCTTTATTCTAAGGTAATAGAGTATGAAAATGAATCTGTAATTATCGAAGACTCAGTTGTATTGATAGATGGTAAGCAAGTAAGTGAATATAAAGTAAAAGACAATTACTATTTTGTTTTGGGAGATAGTAGACACAATTCAGAAGATTCGAGATATTGGGGATTTCTACCAGAAAAACTGATTGTTGGTAAAGTGATGTATATTTATTGGAGCAAAAAATTTGATCGAATTGGTAAAGAAATAATTTGA
- a CDS encoding DUF805 domain-containing protein has protein sequence MHYYLKALKNYVDFNGRARRSEFWYFTLFNFLIYVGLLVISYVIGTSFLFNLYCLAVLLPSIAVGIRRMHDVGKSGWFVLIPVYSLILAVTEGDDFENEYGQDPKEWDALR, from the coding sequence ATGCATTATTATTTAAAAGCCCTCAAAAACTATGTAGACTTTAATGGTAGAGCCAGAAGAAGTGAATTTTGGTATTTTACCTTGTTTAATTTCTTAATTTATGTAGGTCTATTAGTTATATCCTATGTAATAGGTACCAGTTTCTTATTTAATTTATATTGTTTGGCAGTATTACTACCTAGTATTGCAGTTGGCATTAGACGTATGCACGATGTTGGAAAAAGTGGATGGTTTGTTTTAATTCCTGTTTATAGTTTAATATTAGCGGTTACCGAAGGAGACGATTTTGAGAATGAATATGGACAAGACCCAAAAGAGTGGGATGCTTTGAGATAA
- a CDS encoding M16 family metallopeptidase: MGTQTAEEGGYTYEYVSGDLMDTRIYTLKNGLKVYLSDYEDAPRVHVFIPVKAGGKNDPADNTGLAHYLEHMMFKGNDKFGTVDYDKEKVYLDSIENMFNHYATLTDDNDRKEYYKLINQVSNDAANLAIPNEYDKMVAGIGGKGLNAYTTTDRTVYTVDIPANELDKFLEFEGVRFNKIVNRLFHTELEAVYEEKNRSLDSDGWKVYEKMYQLAFQKHPYGTQTVIGTIDHLKNPSITEIKNYFGKYYRPNNMAICISGDIDMNSTIQMIDKYFGHLEPNSDLKPWQKVEEEPITEPRTAEVLGPDAESVNIGFRMPGESSKDFMMVTLVDMLLSNSEAGLIDLNLKQQQKVLNAGCYVDNNNDYSMHTFYGNPKDGQQLVEVKNLILEQIDMLKKGEFEDWLIEAVINDLKMNNMRSLESNWSRANKMVMAFTNDIPWEDYISTLDRMEKVTKADIVEFVKNNYKDNYVLVYKKTGEDPNKQKVEKPTITKVPVNRDVKSAFHESILTKETPKTKPVFVDYEKDINKGNVKGKVDILAKKNEENERFQLIYLLDIGSNNDPAMKVAVQYLEFLGTPELSAEELKKEFYKLGCSFSVFAAEDKTYVSLNGLSENMEKAIDLFEKLLANPSPDQEALDKLIGRELKSRDDAKKNKSRILFSGLMNYAQYGAKSPFTNVLSNQELQALKAEDLTEKIKNITQMEHRVLYYGPYELNKLVAVLEQKHNLPETMVPLPPKVEFEQMPTDNPTVYWTNYDMVQTEFIMLSKGNQYDASITPKVRMFNEYFGGGMNSIVFQEIREAQGLAYSVFSSYSTPEKAGEDDVLFAYVGSQADKQPEAMKAMRELLENMPESQDAFEIGKQAILSKIESERVTKSSVLWNYESAKSHDLNYDLRKDVYEQVKTMTFDDLKAFHEVYIKGQSYVTVLVGSHDKINFNDLKNYGEVKELTLEEIFGYDKIEHIDTEL, encoded by the coding sequence ATGGGTACTCAAACCGCCGAAGAGGGTGGGTATACTTACGAGTATGTTTCTGGCGATTTAATGGATACAAGAATTTATACCTTAAAAAACGGGCTTAAAGTTTATCTGAGCGATTACGAAGATGCGCCTAGAGTGCATGTTTTTATACCAGTAAAAGCAGGAGGGAAGAACGATCCGGCAGACAATACAGGTTTGGCGCATTACCTCGAACATATGATGTTTAAAGGCAACGACAAATTTGGTACTGTAGATTATGATAAAGAAAAAGTTTATCTGGATAGCATCGAAAATATGTTCAATCATTATGCTACGCTAACAGACGATAATGATCGTAAAGAATATTACAAACTGATCAATCAGGTGTCTAATGATGCGGCAAACTTGGCGATTCCGAATGAATATGATAAAATGGTTGCCGGTATAGGTGGCAAAGGTTTAAATGCATACACAACCACCGATAGAACAGTATATACGGTAGATATTCCAGCCAACGAATTAGATAAGTTTTTAGAGTTTGAAGGTGTTCGTTTCAATAAAATCGTAAACCGTTTATTCCATACCGAGCTAGAAGCTGTTTACGAGGAGAAAAACCGTTCGCTAGATAGTGACGGCTGGAAGGTATATGAGAAAATGTATCAGTTAGCTTTCCAAAAACATCCTTATGGAACGCAAACTGTAATCGGTACTATTGATCATTTAAAGAATCCTTCAATTACAGAAATTAAGAACTATTTCGGAAAGTACTACCGCCCAAATAACATGGCTATTTGTATTAGTGGTGATATTGATATGAATAGTACCATCCAGATGATAGATAAGTATTTCGGTCATTTAGAGCCCAATTCAGACTTAAAGCCTTGGCAGAAAGTTGAAGAAGAGCCAATTACTGAGCCTAGAACTGCCGAAGTACTTGGCCCAGATGCAGAAAGTGTAAATATTGGTTTTAGAATGCCTGGCGAAAGTAGCAAAGATTTTATGATGGTTACTTTGGTTGATATGCTCTTGAGTAATTCAGAAGCTGGTTTAATCGATTTAAATCTTAAACAGCAGCAGAAGGTATTAAATGCAGGTTGTTATGTAGATAATAATAATGATTATTCGATGCATACTTTTTATGGAAATCCTAAAGATGGGCAACAACTAGTAGAGGTAAAAAACTTGATATTGGAGCAAATTGACATGCTTAAAAAAGGAGAGTTTGAAGATTGGTTGATTGAGGCAGTAATAAATGACTTGAAGATGAATAATATGAGGAGTTTGGAGAGCAACTGGTCTAGGGCTAATAAAATGGTAATGGCTTTCACCAACGATATTCCTTGGGAAGATTACATAAGCACATTAGATAGAATGGAGAAAGTAACTAAGGCAGATATTGTTGAGTTTGTAAAGAATAACTACAAAGACAATTATGTATTGGTGTATAAAAAGACGGGTGAAGACCCAAATAAGCAAAAAGTAGAGAAGCCAACCATTACAAAAGTTCCTGTAAATAGAGATGTAAAATCTGCATTTCACGAATCTATTTTGACCAAAGAAACTCCTAAAACAAAGCCAGTATTTGTCGATTATGAAAAGGATATAAACAAAGGAAATGTGAAAGGTAAGGTAGATATATTGGCAAAGAAAAATGAAGAAAATGAACGTTTTCAATTGATTTATTTGCTAGATATTGGTAGTAATAATGATCCGGCAATGAAGGTGGCAGTTCAATACTTAGAATTCTTAGGAACACCAGAATTGAGTGCAGAAGAGCTCAAAAAAGAGTTTTACAAATTAGGTTGTAGCTTTAGTGTTTTTGCTGCTGAAGATAAAACTTATGTGAGTTTGAACGGCTTGAGTGAGAACATGGAAAAAGCCATTGATTTGTTTGAAAAGTTATTGGCAAACCCAAGTCCAGACCAAGAAGCGTTGGATAAACTCATCGGAAGAGAGCTTAAATCTAGAGACGATGCAAAGAAAAATAAAAGCAGAATTTTATTCTCTGGCTTGATGAATTACGCTCAATATGGCGCAAAATCGCCATTTACCAATGTGTTGAGCAATCAGGAGTTACAAGCGTTAAAAGCAGAAGACTTAACAGAGAAGATTAAAAATATTACTCAGATGGAGCACAGAGTCTTGTATTATGGACCATATGAGCTTAATAAGCTTGTGGCAGTGCTAGAACAAAAACATAACTTGCCAGAAACAATGGTTCCATTGCCTCCAAAGGTTGAGTTTGAGCAAATGCCAACAGATAACCCAACAGTGTATTGGACCAACTACGACATGGTACAAACGGAGTTTATTATGTTGTCTAAGGGAAACCAATACGATGCGAGTATCACTCCAAAAGTGAGAATGTTTAATGAGTATTTTGGCGGAGGAATGAACTCTATTGTTTTTCAAGAAATTAGAGAAGCGCAAGGTTTAGCTTATTCTGTATTTTCTTCTTATTCTACCCCAGAAAAAGCAGGTGAAGATGATGTGCTTTTTGCTTATGTGGGTAGCCAAGCAGATAAGCAACCAGAAGCCATGAAAGCCATGCGCGAACTTTTAGAAAACATGCCTGAGTCTCAAGATGCATTTGAAATTGGAAAACAAGCGATATTAAGCAAAATTGAAAGTGAGCGAGTAACTAAATCGAGTGTATTATGGAACTACGAAAGTGCTAAAAGCCATGATCTTAATTACGATCTAAGAAAAGATGTTTATGAGCAAGTAAAAACGATGACGTTTGATGATTTAAAGGCATTTCACGAAGTGTATATTAAAGGCCAGTCTTATGTAACTGTTTTGGTTGGTAGTCATGATAAAATCAATTTTAACGACCTCAAAAATTATGGTGAGGTGAAAGAACTTACCTTAGAAGAAATCTTCGGTTATGATAAAATAGAGCATATCGATACAGAATTGTAA
- the menB gene encoding 1,4-dihydroxy-2-naphthoyl-CoA synthase — protein MESKFSWETLKEYEDIKFQFCDGVGKITINRPRVRNAFRPQTVMEMLDAIDHCRYDNKIIVVVLTGEGDKAFCSGGDQNVKGHGGYIGPDGVPRLNILDFQKKIRSLPKPVVAMVNGFAIGGGHVLHVVCDITIASENAIFGQTGPKVGSFDAGFGSSYLARHVGQKKAREIWFLCKQYSAKEAEEMGMVNKVVPLGKLEEETMEWCSIMKLRSPMALRMIKMGLNAELDGQAGIQELAGNATLLYYLTEEAQEGKNAFLEKRDPDFHKYPKFP, from the coding sequence ATGGAAAGTAAATTTAGTTGGGAGACCCTCAAAGAATACGAAGATATAAAATTCCAGTTTTGCGATGGAGTTGGAAAAATTACTATTAATAGACCAAGAGTAAGAAATGCTTTTAGACCACAAACGGTAATGGAAATGCTAGATGCAATTGACCATTGTCGTTACGATAATAAAATTATTGTGGTGGTACTTACTGGTGAAGGAGACAAAGCATTTTGTAGCGGTGGTGATCAGAATGTAAAAGGGCATGGTGGATATATAGGTCCAGATGGTGTTCCGAGATTAAATATTCTTGATTTTCAGAAAAAAATACGCTCTTTACCTAAGCCAGTGGTTGCTATGGTAAATGGTTTTGCGATTGGTGGTGGCCATGTACTACATGTGGTTTGTGACATTACTATTGCTTCAGAAAATGCAATTTTCGGGCAAACAGGTCCTAAAGTTGGTAGTTTTGATGCGGGTTTTGGCTCTTCTTATTTAGCCAGACACGTAGGGCAGAAAAAAGCAAGAGAGATTTGGTTCTTATGTAAGCAATATTCTGCGAAAGAAGCAGAAGAAATGGGTATGGTTAACAAAGTAGTTCCTTTGGGAAAACTAGAAGAAGAAACTATGGAATGGTGCAGTATTATGAAATTGAGAAGCCCAATGGCATTAAGAATGATTAAAATGGGACTTAATGCAGAGCTCGATGGACAAGCTGGTATACAAGAACTTGCAGGAAATGCTACACTTCTTTACTACTTAACTGAAGAAGCGCAAGAAGGGAAAAATGCGTTTTTGGAAAAAAGAGATCCAGATTTCCATAAATACCCTAAGTTCCCATAA
- a CDS encoding SBBP repeat-containing protein, protein MSISKVVGFKLYLVFGFIIASFNGFSQNLDWAKSFGGNSNDFGVSHTIDFNGDIITTGVFEGTADFNPREEIYNLISNGDKDIFIQKVNSTGDFLWAKSIGGISTDVGYDVTTDSEGNIYLTGYFTDSVDFDPGEDIYFLSSYIEFWQDAFILKLDQNGAFLWAHKIGGLAGESGYAIEVDTDGNVYTLGYFQNDIDFDPGVGINILEWRGDTDIFLQKLDTNGNFIWVKHIGGNAEDIGRSMVIDSLGFIYVIGDYYSTDFDAGDGESFLNNVESSDVFVSKFDRDGDLVWAKSMGGESSEKGRGIFVDDSGNVYSTGSFIGKVDFDPGEDSTFLDGDIFIQKLDAEANLVWAKSIEISGGAVYSSSFSITSDAKGNVYILGSFHGIADFDPGEEEYELITDANAYIFLLKLDSKGNFIRVTPIVRSSNEYGYSLTSDTQDNLVITGNFINTSDFDPSSETSLMTSKGGNDIFTLKLNPCYIEILTDPIFSCTSYTWIDGNTYTESNNTATHTIANAEGCDSVITLNLTISNINSEVVQDGSKLTTVEENATYQWIDCDSNTPIAGATDQSFIPTFDGNYSVEITRNECSETSACFPMTVLGVIKSSFENEVLVYPNPTDGYLKIELEKQINKLEVKVITITGQQVDKQVFNDEDKIELYINVNSGIYLIELTSIASKENKRALIRVVKK, encoded by the coding sequence ATGAGCATTTCTAAAGTGGTAGGGTTTAAACTTTATTTAGTTTTTGGATTTATAATAGCAAGTTTTAATGGTTTTTCGCAAAACTTAGATTGGGCAAAAAGTTTTGGTGGTAACTCAAATGATTTTGGTGTATCACACACTATTGATTTTAATGGAGATATCATCACAACTGGGGTTTTTGAAGGTACAGCTGACTTTAATCCACGTGAAGAAATTTATAATTTGATCTCAAATGGAGATAAAGATATTTTTATTCAAAAAGTAAATTCAACCGGAGATTTTCTATGGGCTAAATCAATAGGAGGAATAAGTACAGATGTTGGTTATGATGTTACTACTGACTCAGAAGGTAATATATATTTAACTGGTTATTTCACTGATAGTGTTGATTTTGATCCTGGAGAAGATATCTATTTTCTCTCATCTTATATAGAATTTTGGCAAGATGCTTTCATTTTGAAACTAGATCAAAATGGAGCGTTTTTGTGGGCTCATAAGATTGGCGGCCTAGCTGGAGAATCAGGTTATGCGATAGAAGTTGATACAGATGGTAATGTATATACATTAGGTTATTTTCAAAATGATATTGATTTTGACCCAGGTGTAGGTATAAATATTTTGGAATGGAGAGGAGATACCGATATTTTTTTGCAAAAATTAGATACTAATGGAAATTTTATTTGGGTAAAACATATTGGTGGTAATGCGGAAGATATTGGCAGGTCTATGGTGATTGATTCACTGGGGTTTATTTATGTGATAGGTGATTATTATTCAACTGATTTTGATGCAGGTGATGGTGAGAGCTTTCTAAATAATGTTGAAAGTTCAGATGTGTTTGTGTCAAAATTTGATAGGGATGGAGATTTGGTCTGGGCTAAATCTATGGGGGGAGAAAGTAGTGAAAAGGGGAGAGGTATATTTGTTGATGATTCTGGCAATGTTTACAGTACTGGTTCATTCATTGGGAAAGTAGATTTTGATCCTGGAGAAGATTCTACTTTTTTAGATGGAGATATTTTTATCCAAAAATTAGATGCAGAAGCAAATTTAGTTTGGGCAAAATCGATAGAGATTTCTGGTGGAGCAGTATATTCTTCAAGTTTTTCAATAACAAGTGATGCTAAAGGCAATGTATATATTTTAGGTAGCTTTCATGGTATCGCAGATTTTGATCCTGGTGAAGAAGAATATGAACTAATAACAGATGCTAATGCCTATATTTTTCTACTTAAACTTGATAGCAAAGGAAATTTTATTAGAGTAACTCCAATTGTTAGAAGCTCGAATGAATATGGTTATTCTTTAACCTCGGACACTCAAGATAATTTAGTTATTACAGGCAATTTTATAAATACTTCAGATTTTGATCCTAGCTCAGAAACTAGTTTAATGACATCTAAGGGGGGCAACGATATTTTTACATTAAAACTAAATCCTTGCTACATCGAAATTTTAACAGATCCCATTTTCTCTTGTACTAGTTATACATGGATAGATGGAAATACTTATACAGAATCTAACAATACAGCTACTCATACAATTGCTAATGCAGAAGGTTGTGATTCTGTAATTACTTTAAATTTAACAATTAGCAATATAAATTCTGAGGTGGTACAAGATGGAAGTAAATTAACTACTGTTGAAGAAAATGCAACTTACCAATGGATAGATTGTGATAGTAATACACCAATAGCTGGAGCTACAGATCAATCTTTTATACCTACATTTGATGGTAACTATTCTGTAGAAATTACACGAAATGAATGTTCAGAAACATCTGCTTGCTTCCCAATGACAGTTTTGGGTGTTATTAAAAGTTCTTTTGAAAATGAAGTTTTAGTATATCCGAATCCTACTGATGGCTATCTAAAGATAGAGTTGGAAAAACAGATAAATAAATTGGAAGTAAAAGTGATAACTATTACTGGGCAACAAGTAGATAAACAAGTTTTTAATGATGAAGATAAGATTGAGCTTTATATAAATGTGAACAGTGGAATTTATTTAATTGAACTAACCTCAATAGCATCAAAAGAAAATAAACGAGCACTGATAAGAGTAGTGAAGAAATAA